The following coding sequences lie in one Populus trichocarpa isolate Nisqually-1 chromosome 14, P.trichocarpa_v4.1, whole genome shotgun sequence genomic window:
- the LOC7463414 gene encoding glucan endo-1,3-beta-glucosidase 7 isoform X1 codes for MVVLPYTVAFLLLSSLQTVKIANSQSFIGINYGQVADNLPPPPSTAKLLQSTSIQKVRLYGSDPTIIKALANTGIGIVVGTANGDIPGLASGPNFAESWINTNVLPFYPASNIILITVGNEVMTSNDQNLVNKLLPAMQNVQNALNDASLGGKIKVSTVHSMGVLKQSEPPSSGSFDPSYGDLMKGLLEFNSANGSPFAINPYPYYAYRSDTRPETLAFCLFQPNAGRMDGNIKIKYMNMFDAQVDAVYSALNSMGFKNVEIVVAETGWPFKGDDNDVGPSIENAKAYNGNLIAHLRSMVGTPLMPGKSVDTYLFALYDEDLKPGRGSERSFGLFKTDLTMVYDVGLSTSSQKQSLAAASQPLIGAATSTSNNNSSMSMSTSTCNCTCNCTSTINISSGSKKVYLIRIFSLDLLYGFMGLSLIYLFFYDLQS; via the exons ATGGTGGTGCTTCCTTATACTGTTGCTTTCCTACTCCTTTCCTCCTTACAGACTGTAAAAATCGCAA ACTCGCAATCATTCATCGGTATAAACTATGGCCAAGTTGCGGACAAccttccaccaccaccatccaCCGCAAAGCTTCTTCAATCCACTTCAATCCAAAAGGTCCGACTATATGGATCGGACCCCACTATAATCAAAGCCTTAGCCAACACCGGAATTGGAATTGTTGTCGGCACTGCAAATGGTGACATTCCAGGACTAGCCTCTGGTCCCAATTTTGCCGAGAGCTGGATCAACACAAACGTGCTTCCCTTCTATCCAGCTAGCAATATCATCCTCATCACTGTCGGCAACGAGGTCATGACTTCCAATGACCAGAATCTCGTGAACAAGCTCTTACCAGCAATGCAAAATGTACAGAATGCTCTAAATGATGCATCGCTCGGGGGTAAAATTAAGGTCTCCACAGTTCATTCGATGGGAGTGCTTAAGCAGTCTGAGCCACCTTCTTCTGGAAGCTTTGATCCAAGTTATGGGGATCTGATGAAGGGCTTGTTGGAGTTTAATAGTGCGAATGGTTCGCCTTTCGCAATCAATCCCTACCCTTACTATGCCTACAGAAGCGATACAAGGCCTGAGACTCTTGCTTTTTGCCTTTTCCAGCCGAATGCAGGACGAATGGATGGAAACATTAAGATCAAGTACATGAACATGTTCGATGCTCAG GTGGATGCAGTTTATTCTGCACTGAATTCTATGGGATTTAAGAATGTTGAGATTGTGGTGGCTGAGACTGGATGGCCATTTAAAGGAGATGACAACGACGTAGGGCCAAGCATTGAGAATGCCAAGGCTTACAATGGCAATTTGATTGCACACCTTCGATCGATGGTGGGCACTCCACTCATGCCAGGAAAATCAGTGGATACATACCTCTTTGCTCTTTATGACGAAGACTTGAAACCTGGACGTGGTTCTGAGCGATCATTTGGACTTTTCAAGACTGATCTCACCATGGTTTATGATGTTGGACTCTCTACAAGTAGCCAG AAACAGTCACTAGCAGCAGCATCACAACCGCTAATAGGAGCAGCCACCAGCACCAGCAACAATAACAGCAGCATGAGCATGAGCACGAGCACGTGCAATTGCACGTGTAATTGCACGAGCACTATCAACATCAGCAGCGGCAGCAAGAAAGTATATTTAATTAGGATTTTCAGTTTAGATTTGTTGTATGGGTTTATGGGACTTTCTTtgatttaccttttcttttatgactTACAATCTTAG
- the LOC7463414 gene encoding glucan endo-1,3-beta-glucosidase 7 isoform X3, translating into MVVLPYTVAFLLLSSLQTVKIANSQSFIGINYGQVADNLPPPPSTAKLLQSTSIQKVRLYGSDPTIIKALANTGIGIVVGTANGDIPGLASGPNFAESWINTNVLPFYPASNIILITVGNEVMTSNDQNLVNKLLPAMQNVQNALNDASLGGKIKVSTVHSMGVLKQSEPPSSGSFDPSYGDLMKGLLEFNSANGSPFAINPYPYYAYRSDTRPETLAFCLFQPNAGRMDGNIKIKYMNMFDAQVDAVYSALNSMGFKNVEIVVAETGWPFKGDDNDVGPSIENAKAYNGNLIAHLRSMVGTPLMPGKSVDTYLFALYDEDLKPGRGSERSFGLFKTDLTMVYDVGLSTSSQLIY; encoded by the exons ATGGTGGTGCTTCCTTATACTGTTGCTTTCCTACTCCTTTCCTCCTTACAGACTGTAAAAATCGCAA ACTCGCAATCATTCATCGGTATAAACTATGGCCAAGTTGCGGACAAccttccaccaccaccatccaCCGCAAAGCTTCTTCAATCCACTTCAATCCAAAAGGTCCGACTATATGGATCGGACCCCACTATAATCAAAGCCTTAGCCAACACCGGAATTGGAATTGTTGTCGGCACTGCAAATGGTGACATTCCAGGACTAGCCTCTGGTCCCAATTTTGCCGAGAGCTGGATCAACACAAACGTGCTTCCCTTCTATCCAGCTAGCAATATCATCCTCATCACTGTCGGCAACGAGGTCATGACTTCCAATGACCAGAATCTCGTGAACAAGCTCTTACCAGCAATGCAAAATGTACAGAATGCTCTAAATGATGCATCGCTCGGGGGTAAAATTAAGGTCTCCACAGTTCATTCGATGGGAGTGCTTAAGCAGTCTGAGCCACCTTCTTCTGGAAGCTTTGATCCAAGTTATGGGGATCTGATGAAGGGCTTGTTGGAGTTTAATAGTGCGAATGGTTCGCCTTTCGCAATCAATCCCTACCCTTACTATGCCTACAGAAGCGATACAAGGCCTGAGACTCTTGCTTTTTGCCTTTTCCAGCCGAATGCAGGACGAATGGATGGAAACATTAAGATCAAGTACATGAACATGTTCGATGCTCAG GTGGATGCAGTTTATTCTGCACTGAATTCTATGGGATTTAAGAATGTTGAGATTGTGGTGGCTGAGACTGGATGGCCATTTAAAGGAGATGACAACGACGTAGGGCCAAGCATTGAGAATGCCAAGGCTTACAATGGCAATTTGATTGCACACCTTCGATCGATGGTGGGCACTCCACTCATGCCAGGAAAATCAGTGGATACATACCTCTTTGCTCTTTATGACGAAGACTTGAAACCTGGACGTGGTTCTGAGCGATCATTTGGACTTTTCAAGACTGATCTCACCATGGTTTATGATGTTGGACTCTCTACAAGTAGCCAG ttaatttattga
- the LOC18105391 gene encoding glucan endo-1,3-beta-glucosidase 7-like: MLNYLRYLLSLGGASLYCCFPTPFLLTDCKNRKLAIIHRYKLWPSCGQPSTTIIHRKTSSIHFNQKVRLYGIGIGIVIGTTNGDIPGLASDPNFAKSWINMNVLPFYLASNIILITVGNEVMTSNDQNLMNKLLPAMQNGLLEFNSANGLPFAINPHPYFAYRSDTRLETLAFCLFQPNAGRTDGNTKIKYMNMFDAQVDAVYSALNSMGFKNVEIVVAESGWPYKGDDNEVGPSIEIAKAYNGNLIAHLRSMVGTPLMPGKSEDTYLFALYDED; encoded by the exons atgctaAATTATTTGAGATACCTCCTAAGCCTCGGTGGTGCTTCCTTATACTGTTGCTTTCCTACTCCTTTCCTTCTTACAGACTGTAAAAATCGCAA GCTCGCAATCATTCATCGGTATAAACTATGGCCAAGTTGCGGACAACCTTCCACCACCATCATCCACCGCAAAACTTCTTCAATCCACTTCAATCAAAAGGTCCGATTATATGGAATTGGAATTGGAATTGTTATCGGTACTACAAATGGTGACATTCCAGGACTAGCCTCTGATCCCAATTTTGCCAAGAGCTGGATCAACATGAACGTGCTTCCCTTCTATCTAGCTAGCAATATCATCCTCATCACTGTTGGCAACGAGGTCATGACTTCCAATGATCAGAATCTCATGAACAAGCTCTTACCAGCCATGCAAAAT GGCTTGTTGGAGTTTAATAGTGCGAATGGTTTGCCTTTCGCAATCAATCCCCACCCTTACTTTGCCTACAGAAGCGATACAAGGCTTGAGACTCTCGCTTTTTGCCTTTTCCAGCCGAATGCAGGACGAACGGATGGAAACACTAAGATCAAGTACATGAACATGTTCGATGCTCAG GTGGATGCAGTGTATTCTGCACTGAATTCTATGGGATTTAAGAATGTTGAGATTGTGGTGGCCGAGAGTGGATGGCCATATAAAGGGGATGACAACGAAGTAGGGCCAAGCATTGAGATTGCCAAGGCTTACAATGGCAATTTGATCGCACACCTTCGATCGATGGTGGGCACTCCACTCATGCCAGGAAAATCAGAGGATACATACCTCTTTGCTCTTTATGACGAAGACTAG
- the LOC7463414 gene encoding glucan endo-1,3-beta-glucosidase 7 isoform X2, with the protein MVVLPYTVAFLLLSSLQTVKIANSQSFIGINYGQVADNLPPPPSTAKLLQSTSIQKVRLYGSDPTIIKALANTGIGIVVGTANGDIPGLASGPNFAESWINTNVLPFYPASNIILITVGNEVMTSNDQNLVNKLLPAMQNVQNALNDASLGGKIKVSTVHSMGVLKQSEPPSSGSFDPSYGDLMKGLLEFNSANGSPFAINPYPYYAYRSDTRPETLAFCLFQPNAGRMDGNIKIKYMNMFDAQVDAVYSALNSMGFKNVEIVVAETGWPFKGDDNDVGPSIENAKAYNGNLIAHLRSMVGTPLMPGKSVDTYLFALYDEDLKPGRGSERSFGLFKTDLTMVYDVGLSTSSQSLAAASQPLIGAATSTSNNNSSMSMSTSTCNCTCNCTSTINISSGSKKVYLIRIFSLDLLYGFMGLSLIYLFFYDLQS; encoded by the exons ATGGTGGTGCTTCCTTATACTGTTGCTTTCCTACTCCTTTCCTCCTTACAGACTGTAAAAATCGCAA ACTCGCAATCATTCATCGGTATAAACTATGGCCAAGTTGCGGACAAccttccaccaccaccatccaCCGCAAAGCTTCTTCAATCCACTTCAATCCAAAAGGTCCGACTATATGGATCGGACCCCACTATAATCAAAGCCTTAGCCAACACCGGAATTGGAATTGTTGTCGGCACTGCAAATGGTGACATTCCAGGACTAGCCTCTGGTCCCAATTTTGCCGAGAGCTGGATCAACACAAACGTGCTTCCCTTCTATCCAGCTAGCAATATCATCCTCATCACTGTCGGCAACGAGGTCATGACTTCCAATGACCAGAATCTCGTGAACAAGCTCTTACCAGCAATGCAAAATGTACAGAATGCTCTAAATGATGCATCGCTCGGGGGTAAAATTAAGGTCTCCACAGTTCATTCGATGGGAGTGCTTAAGCAGTCTGAGCCACCTTCTTCTGGAAGCTTTGATCCAAGTTATGGGGATCTGATGAAGGGCTTGTTGGAGTTTAATAGTGCGAATGGTTCGCCTTTCGCAATCAATCCCTACCCTTACTATGCCTACAGAAGCGATACAAGGCCTGAGACTCTTGCTTTTTGCCTTTTCCAGCCGAATGCAGGACGAATGGATGGAAACATTAAGATCAAGTACATGAACATGTTCGATGCTCAG GTGGATGCAGTTTATTCTGCACTGAATTCTATGGGATTTAAGAATGTTGAGATTGTGGTGGCTGAGACTGGATGGCCATTTAAAGGAGATGACAACGACGTAGGGCCAAGCATTGAGAATGCCAAGGCTTACAATGGCAATTTGATTGCACACCTTCGATCGATGGTGGGCACTCCACTCATGCCAGGAAAATCAGTGGATACATACCTCTTTGCTCTTTATGACGAAGACTTGAAACCTGGACGTGGTTCTGAGCGATCATTTGGACTTTTCAAGACTGATCTCACCATGGTTTATGATGTTGGACTCTCTACAAGTAGCCAG TCACTAGCAGCAGCATCACAACCGCTAATAGGAGCAGCCACCAGCACCAGCAACAATAACAGCAGCATGAGCATGAGCACGAGCACGTGCAATTGCACGTGTAATTGCACGAGCACTATCAACATCAGCAGCGGCAGCAAGAAAGTATATTTAATTAGGATTTTCAGTTTAGATTTGTTGTATGGGTTTATGGGACTTTCTTtgatttaccttttcttttatgactTACAATCTTAG